From the genome of Halomonas sp. 1513, one region includes:
- a CDS encoding ribosome assembly protein YhbY, with the protein MSLSQAQKKAFRSIGHHLNPVVTVSENGISEGVIAELERALNDHELIKIKLALPERDDRAAMLEELVAQSGAERIQTIGKMALLYRHNPKANPKLSNVKRFAEHHGRH; encoded by the coding sequence ATGAGCTTGTCACAGGCACAAAAGAAAGCATTCCGCAGCATCGGCCACCACCTCAACCCGGTGGTCACGGTGTCCGAGAACGGCATCTCCGAGGGCGTGATCGCCGAGCTCGAGCGGGCGCTCAACGACCACGAGCTGATCAAGATCAAGCTGGCCCTGCCGGAGCGCGACGACCGCGCCGCCATGCTCGAGGAGCTGGTGGCCCAGAGCGGCGCCGAACGCATCCAGACCATCGGCAAGATGGCCCTGCTCTACCGCCACAACCCCAAGGCCAACCCCAAGCTCTCCAACGTCAAGCGCTTCGCCGAGCATCACGGGCGGCATTAA
- a CDS encoding 23S rRNA (uridine(2552)-2'-O)-methyltransferase — protein MGRSTRSSKSSSPAAGAARSPSKTSKGWLKEHFDDQYVQRSWQDGYRSRASYKLLELDAKDALLRPGMAVIDLGAAPGGWSQIAAEKVGPEGVVIASDILEMDALAGVDFVHGDFTEDAVLEAILAALDGRPVDLVMSDMAPNMSGMAAIDQPQAMYLVELALDLAQQTLRPGGRFVAKVFQGEGFDDYLKALRGSFSKVVTRKPDASRARSREVYLLAEGFRG, from the coding sequence GTGGGCCGCTCTACCCGTTCTAGCAAGTCCTCTTCGCCCGCTGCGGGTGCCGCGCGCAGCCCCAGCAAGACCAGCAAGGGTTGGTTGAAAGAGCACTTCGACGACCAGTACGTACAGCGCAGCTGGCAGGACGGCTACCGTAGCCGGGCCAGCTACAAGCTGCTCGAGCTGGACGCCAAGGATGCGCTGCTGCGTCCGGGCATGGCGGTGATCGACCTTGGGGCGGCGCCCGGGGGCTGGAGCCAGATCGCCGCCGAGAAGGTCGGCCCGGAGGGCGTGGTGATCGCTTCGGACATCCTCGAGATGGATGCCTTGGCCGGGGTCGACTTCGTGCACGGTGATTTCACCGAGGACGCGGTGCTCGAGGCGATACTAGCGGCACTCGACGGTCGCCCGGTCGACCTTGTGATGTCCGACATGGCCCCCAATATGAGTGGTATGGCCGCCATCGATCAGCCCCAGGCGATGTACCTCGTCGAGCTGGCGCTGGATCTGGCACAGCAGACCCTGAGACCGGGCGGCCGATTCGTGGCCAAGGTCTTTCAGGGCGAAGGATTCGATGACTACCTCAAGGCGCTGCGTGGCAGCTTCAGCAAGGTGGTCACCCGCAAGCCGGATGCCTCTCGGGCACGTTCCCGTGAAGTCTACCTGCTGGCGGAGGGATTTCGTGGTTGA